Proteins encoded within one genomic window of Ranitomeya variabilis isolate aRanVar5 chromosome 4, aRanVar5.hap1, whole genome shotgun sequence:
- the LOC143767173 gene encoding uncharacterized protein LOC143767173: MDKDRSDVTENILKFTLEIIYLLTGEYYGPTKKSRKHVTSSIHSNVSGGWSRTQHLISEPQTRLSMQKSSNDQKILELANKIIELLNRGVPDSFQDEDDDSSMEEWEDERCKNQNMEIKMESRQSCTSPDLTDTEISGGSPSPISSQDDMIDNDITIGTGKYASDVPDIVDSPQNTIETPALCKEPSITKTKMYNFAQYTNYSPSHVKEESVLCGGGNTSNTALNVRSEQSPNKYLHNKEQSILDAEENLTSSDICTDLQQYTDTFAPIHSVRKGSFSHIKDEPVSGDEENIMDQPSWIYTKSDSKFKKKDPMCFICVECGKNFPYKSHLLRHQKIHMEERPYSCLECGKSFKLNSNLLSHQRIHTGEKPFSCCQCGKCFISKSELVKHARIHTGEKPYACLQCGRRFSRVSNLIDHNKIHTGEKPHCCLECGKCFRRHSNLLSHQKTHAIEKLYSCPECSTDFLTNSDLLKHQKTHTEGNGISPQSVVSVM; this comes from the exons ATGGACAAGGACAGAAGTGACGTGACTGAAAACATATTAAAATTTACCTTGGAAATCATTTACCTGCTAACTGGAGAG TATTATGGCCCAACAAAGAAGTCTAGGAAGCATGTGACATCAAGCATTCACAGCAACGTGTCAGGAGGTTGGAGCAGGACCCAGCATCTAATCTCAGAGCCTCAGACTCGCTTATCGATGCAAAAGAGCAGCAATGATCAGAAGATTTTGGAACTCGCCAACAAGATCATTGAGCTGCTGAACAGAGGG GTCCCTGACAGTTTTCAAGATGAAGATGATGATTCTTCAATGGAGGAGTGGgaagatgaaagatgcaagaatcaGAACATGGAAATCAAGATGGAATCTCGCCAAAGCTGCACATCACCTG ATTTAACTGATACAGAAATATCAGGGGGGTCTCCTTCCCCTATTTCTTCTCAGGATGATATGATTGACAACGATATTACCATAGGAACTGGAAAGTACGCATCGGATGTCCCAGATATTGTCGACAGTCCACAAAACACTATTGAGACACCAGCTTTATGTAAAGAACCATCGATCACCAAGACTAAAATGTATAACTTTGCACAATACACAAATTACTCACCTTCTCATGTTAAGGAGGAATCTGTGTTATGTGGTGGAGGCAACACTTCAAATACTGCCCTCAACGTGCGCAGCGAGCAATCCCCTAATAAATATTTGCATAATAAGGAACAGTCTATTTTGGATGCAGAAGAAAATCTTACCAGCTCGGATATCTGTACAGATCTGCAACAGTACACTGACACGTTTGCACCTATACATAGTGTTCGTAAAGGTTCGTTTTCACATATTAAAGACGAACCTGTTTCAGGTGATGAAGAAAATATCATGGATCAGCCTTCATGGATTTATACCAAAAGTGACAGCAAGTTTAAAAAGAAAGATCCCATGTGTTTCATATGTGTTGAATGTGGGAAGAATTTTCCATACAAGTCACATCTCCTTCGACATCAGAAGATTCACATGGAAGAGCGGCCGTATTCTTGTCTTGAATGTGGAAAAAGCTTTAAATTGAATTCCAATCTTTTAAGCCATCAGCGAatccatacaggagagaagcctttctcCTGCTGTCAGTGTGGGAAGTGTTTTATCAGTAAGTCCGAACTTGTTAAACATGcgcgaattcacacaggagaaaagccgtaCGCTTGCTTGCAATGTGGAAGACGGTTTTCAAGAGTATCAAATCTTATTGATCACAATAAAATACACACTGGTGAAAAGCCGCACTGCTGTTTGGAGTGTGGCAAGTGTTTCAGGCGTCATTCCAACTTGCTCAGTCACCAAAAGACTCACGCGATAGAGAAGTTGTATTCCTGCCCTGAGTGTTCAACAGATTTCCTCACCAATTCGGACCTTCTAaaacatcagaaaactcacacagagGGTAACGGTATTTCTCCACAAAGTGTGGTTTCTGTTATGTGA